A window from Synechococcus sp. RSCCF101 encodes these proteins:
- the rplL gene encoding 50S ribosomal protein L7/L12: MSTKTDEILESLKTLSLLEASELVKQIEEAFGVSAAASAGAVVMAAPGAGGGAAEPEEEKTEFDVILEGFDASAKIKVLKAVREATGLGLGDAKALVEAAPKAIKEGIAKDEAEALKKSIEEVGGKVTVK; the protein is encoded by the coding sequence ATGTCCACCAAGACCGACGAGATTCTCGAATCTCTCAAAACCCTGTCCCTGCTTGAAGCCTCCGAGCTGGTCAAGCAGATCGAGGAGGCCTTCGGGGTCTCCGCCGCTGCCTCCGCCGGTGCGGTGGTGATGGCTGCCCCCGGTGCCGGCGGCGGTGCCGCTGAACCGGAAGAGGAGAAGACCGAGTTCGACGTGATCCTGGAGGGCTTCGATGCCTCCGCCAAGATCAAGGTCCTCAAGGCGGTGCGCGAAGCCACCGGCCTGGGTCTCGGAGATGCCAAGGCCCTTGTGGAGGCTGCTCCCAAGGCCATCAAGGAGGGCATCGCCAAGGACGAGGCCGAAGCCCTCAAGAAGTCCATCGAAGAGGTGGGCGGCAAGGTCACCGTCAAGTGA
- a CDS encoding pentapeptide repeat-containing protein has protein sequence MIAPIALPAALILGGGAAHAGGNVMDLVQLLETRSCRGCRLQDADLTHANLQDAQLEQARLQRADLGRAQLDGANLQGADLSFATLRHASLRGADLRGATLSGTDLIEADLTGALLDENALSTSHWKDAKGVQAEASDYASLHNAGVEHALKGRFPDAEEYFNKALIRKPDAAVTWVARGITRAEQAKRELASRDFAYAAELFEQQEQPELAKQMREGAERVKKDPKNRGGNGWGSTMLKGAGGMFQQILPLAVKYLAPLGL, from the coding sequence GTGATAGCTCCCATCGCCCTCCCCGCCGCGTTGATTCTGGGGGGCGGTGCCGCCCATGCCGGGGGCAATGTCATGGACCTGGTGCAGCTGCTGGAAACTCGCTCCTGCCGGGGCTGCCGCCTGCAGGATGCCGATCTCACGCATGCCAATCTGCAGGACGCCCAGCTGGAGCAGGCTCGCCTGCAACGGGCCGATCTGGGCCGCGCCCAACTCGATGGGGCCAACCTCCAGGGCGCCGATCTGAGCTTCGCCACCTTGCGGCATGCCTCGCTGCGGGGAGCCGATCTGCGTGGTGCCACCCTCTCGGGAACGGATCTGATCGAAGCGGATCTCACCGGCGCGCTGCTCGATGAGAACGCCCTGAGCACGAGCCACTGGAAGGATGCCAAGGGCGTGCAGGCCGAAGCCAGCGATTACGCCTCGCTGCACAATGCCGGTGTGGAACACGCGCTCAAGGGCCGCTTTCCCGACGCCGAAGAGTATTTCAACAAGGCTCTGATCCGCAAACCCGATGCCGCCGTGACCTGGGTGGCCCGCGGCATCACCCGGGCCGAGCAGGCCAAACGGGAACTCGCCTCTCGTGATTTTGCCTATGCCGCTGAACTATTTGAACAGCAGGAGCAGCCTGAGCTGGCCAAGCAGATGCGGGAAGGAGCGGAACGAGTCAAGAAGGACCCGAAGAATCGGGGTGGCAACGGGTGGGGCAGCACAATGTTAAAGGGTGCTGGAGGTATGTTCCAGCAGATCCTGCCGTTGGCGGTGAAATACCTGGCACCTCTTGGGCTCTGA
- a CDS encoding secretin N-terminal domain-containing protein has translation MSCRLLRSVLVGGLLVSSASGAPFSPLLAPAQAQSSGSLELKVRRQPDVVEVVLENTGPAPALQQTSSSDSWEARISLEAANALRLGPQQTGLPSEGLKSISLTGSGRDYLLRVESVAGRTLSPPVLSADGQNLVLSFPASPTGLTQTTRLNLNRPGRVPQASYVPPLQPRAVAPPLGDMAVGTMVMRNQGYVSLQGPPVTLNFRNTPVKEAMLSLARVGGYGFVYVDDRADNLRDEEELIRGADGVTRTQTLNEDPRPVTMLFNNESYSTAVNAVLMASRIQAKVQGSTIFAGPQVVAQAGFGPQLSKVYRLNQATPQSAAQYLASLGAEIFVPEQITQTQSTGETTTAGGGGGGGAAGTTVGNVSTETATRTTITTYSSNKGPLLGMTGTVDDRLGTITLVGTPTTVQAAEGYLKQIDLRERQVALSVKILDVSLENTNDIDNSFSLRFGNNLIVNDQGRLLAAFGRNLPANEGSFASAPLETESSSTSSFDESSGSREFSGLNTDTSFNSNDVSDALTATFENGRSLSQSQIEDINNSLSRDTGTSLQEVTRDITITQPDGSTLTETLTEYRIVPTANSSQGFSSSLAQNINEILSSSTGQRVSLARNSSSGNRSDLRGDLSTSRRSASGSRTDSTSSTGVSSRRRNPALNYPDQAFYDFLQAQIVSENTKVLASPTIILSESNEIIRGSGTRV, from the coding sequence TTGAGCTGCCGCCTGCTGCGTTCTGTTCTGGTGGGCGGGCTCCTCGTCTCCTCGGCCTCAGGAGCGCCCTTTTCCCCTCTCCTGGCTCCCGCCCAGGCCCAGAGTTCCGGTTCACTGGAGCTGAAGGTGCGCCGTCAGCCGGATGTGGTGGAGGTGGTGCTGGAAAACACCGGCCCCGCTCCCGCCCTGCAACAGACCTCCAGCAGTGACTCCTGGGAAGCCCGCATCTCCCTGGAGGCGGCCAATGCCCTGCGTCTCGGTCCCCAGCAGACGGGGCTGCCTTCGGAAGGCCTGAAATCGATCAGCCTCACCGGCTCCGGTCGCGATTACCTGCTGCGGGTGGAATCGGTCGCGGGGCGCACCCTCAGTCCGCCGGTGCTGAGTGCCGATGGGCAGAACCTGGTGCTCAGCTTCCCGGCTTCCCCGACTGGCCTCACGCAGACCACACGCCTGAATCTGAATCGGCCCGGGCGAGTTCCCCAGGCCAGTTATGTGCCGCCACTGCAGCCGAGGGCCGTGGCACCGCCCCTGGGCGACATGGCCGTGGGCACCATGGTGATGCGCAACCAGGGCTACGTGAGCCTGCAGGGTCCGCCGGTGACCCTGAACTTCCGAAACACCCCGGTGAAGGAGGCCATGCTCTCCCTGGCCCGTGTGGGGGGCTACGGCTTCGTGTATGTGGATGACCGGGCCGACAACCTACGGGATGAGGAGGAGCTCATCCGCGGGGCGGATGGTGTGACCCGGACTCAGACGCTGAATGAGGATCCGCGGCCGGTGACGATGCTGTTCAACAATGAGTCGTACAGCACGGCTGTGAATGCCGTTCTGATGGCATCGCGAATTCAGGCGAAAGTACAAGGAAGCACGATTTTCGCAGGCCCCCAGGTGGTTGCGCAGGCCGGTTTCGGACCCCAGCTCTCCAAGGTGTATCGGCTCAATCAGGCCACCCCCCAGAGCGCGGCTCAGTATCTGGCCAGCCTGGGTGCTGAGATCTTTGTACCTGAGCAGATCACTCAGACCCAGAGCACCGGTGAAACCACCACAGCCGGTGGTGGTGGTGGTGGTGGTGCGGCAGGCACCACGGTGGGCAATGTCTCCACAGAGACGGCGACGCGCACCACCATCACCACCTATTCCAGCAACAAGGGTCCCTTGCTGGGGATGACGGGAACCGTTGACGATCGACTGGGAACCATCACCCTGGTCGGGACTCCCACCACTGTTCAGGCAGCAGAGGGCTATCTGAAGCAGATCGACTTGCGCGAGCGACAGGTGGCTCTGTCTGTGAAAATTCTTGATGTCAGCTTGGAGAATACGAATGATATTGACAACAGCTTCTCTTTGCGGTTTGGCAACAACCTGATTGTGAACGATCAAGGGAGGCTTCTTGCTGCTTTCGGGCGTAATCTGCCTGCTAATGAAGGTAGTTTTGCTTCCGCCCCGCTTGAGACCGAGTCCTCGTCCACATCAAGTTTCGACGAAAGCAGCGGATCTCGTGAGTTCTCGGGCCTGAATACGGATACATCCTTCAACTCCAATGATGTGTCAGACGCGCTTACGGCCACTTTCGAGAACGGGCGCTCCCTATCTCAGAGTCAGATTGAAGACATCAATAACAGCCTCTCGCGTGATACTGGAACCTCTCTTCAGGAGGTCACCCGTGATATCACGATCACCCAACCGGACGGCTCAACGCTGACTGAAACGCTGACAGAGTACCGCATTGTTCCTACGGCTAACAGCTCTCAAGGTTTCTCTTCATCTCTGGCTCAGAATATTAATGAAATTCTTTCCAGTAGTACCGGCCAAAGGGTGAGTCTTGCTCGGAATAGCTCTTCTGGCAACCGAAGTGATCTTCGTGGCGATCTCTCCACTTCACGACGCAGCGCCAGTGGTTCTCGAACCGACTCCACCAGCTCTACGGGAGTCAGCAGCCGTCGCCGCAACCCAGCCCTGAATTATCCCGATCAAGCCTTCTATGATTTCCTCCAAGCCCAGATTGTTTCGGAGAACACTAAGGTTCTTGCTAGCCCAACCATCATTCTTTCTGAATCCAACGAGATCATTCGCGGTTCCGGTACCCGTGTCTGA
- a CDS encoding ribonuclease H translates to MAKQAQQQPRVVAAASDGACSGNPGPGGWGALLRFEDGTERELGGAAERTTNNRMELEATLRLYEALADLPRHPDLAIRTDSKYVIDGLTRWLPNWKRKGWVTAARKPVLNRDLWEALDAARLADVPLRYVKGHSGDPDNDRVDAIAVAFSQGRSPRLANGPSAPAAPEPSVQPQADPAPPALVALLGRLELADRLARGGYSLTTAELAQLVEQPMRQLEQRSGPWRWRDWEVHPQDGSGWRLERCASGSDGRA, encoded by the coding sequence ATGGCGAAGCAGGCACAGCAGCAACCCCGGGTGGTGGCCGCCGCCAGCGACGGCGCCTGCAGCGGCAATCCCGGTCCCGGGGGTTGGGGCGCTCTGCTGCGCTTCGAGGATGGAACGGAGCGGGAGCTGGGAGGCGCCGCCGAGCGCACCACCAACAACCGGATGGAGCTGGAAGCGACCCTGCGGCTCTACGAAGCCCTGGCGGACCTGCCGCGGCACCCGGATCTGGCGATCCGGACCGACAGCAAATACGTGATCGACGGCCTCACGCGCTGGCTGCCCAACTGGAAGCGCAAGGGCTGGGTCACTGCCGCCCGCAAGCCGGTGCTCAACCGCGACCTCTGGGAGGCCCTGGATGCCGCACGCCTGGCGGATGTGCCGCTGCGCTACGTGAAGGGGCACAGCGGCGATCCCGACAACGACCGGGTCGATGCGATCGCCGTGGCCTTCTCCCAGGGCCGATCGCCGCGCCTGGCCAACGGGCCCTCCGCGCCCGCCGCCCCGGAGCCCTCCGTTCAGCCGCAGGCCGATCCCGCCCCGCCCGCGCTGGTGGCCCTGCTGGGGCGGCTCGAACTCGCCGATCGTCTGGCCCGGGGTGGCTACAGCCTCACCACCGCGGAGCTGGCCCAGCTGGTGGAGCAGCCGATGCGGCAGCTGGAGCAGCGCAGCGGGCCATGGCGCTGGCGCGACTGGGAGGTGCACCCGCAGGACGGAAGCGGCTGGCGCCTGGAGCGCTGCGCGTCAGGATCGGACGGACGGGCTTGA
- a CDS encoding quinone-dependent dihydroorotate dehydrogenase codes for MTDASDAPAPSDGPLSTRALYRRWVGPLLSRDVGADAEQLSQLTLMALAQASLRRDWPVVADVVSGLSAELQRRDLRLEQTLFGCRFANPVGLAAGFDKNGVAAGLWHAFGFGFAELGTVTWHPQPGNPRPRLFRLAAERAALNRMGFNNGGAERVRRNLQRQRLPPPSQRPAVLGLNFGKSRVTDLDRAPEDYAASLELLSPLADYAVINVSSPNTPGLRDLQQVGQLRRLVERLRRLPACPPLLVKIAPDLEDDAIDTIARLAFEEGLAGVIAVNTSLDRLGLESRRLPQTGRTLAEEAGGLSGAPLRPRALQVLRRLRAAAGPALPLIGVGGIDSAEAAWERITAGASLVQLYTGWIYEGPALVPAILEGLQRQLDRHGFSTLREAVGSGVPWA; via the coding sequence ATGACGGATGCCTCCGACGCTCCCGCTCCCAGCGATGGCCCCCTCTCAACGCGGGCTCTCTACCGCCGCTGGGTGGGTCCCCTGCTCAGCCGCGATGTCGGTGCCGACGCCGAACAGCTCAGTCAGCTGACCCTGATGGCGCTGGCACAGGCCAGCCTGCGGCGTGACTGGCCCGTGGTGGCCGACGTGGTGAGTGGCCTGAGCGCCGAGCTGCAGCGGCGGGATCTGCGGCTGGAGCAGACCCTCTTCGGCTGCCGCTTCGCCAATCCGGTGGGCCTGGCGGCCGGATTCGACAAGAACGGCGTGGCGGCCGGCCTCTGGCATGCCTTCGGCTTCGGCTTCGCCGAACTGGGAACGGTGACCTGGCATCCCCAGCCCGGCAATCCCAGGCCGCGCCTGTTCCGGCTGGCGGCTGAACGGGCGGCCCTGAACCGGATGGGATTCAACAATGGCGGCGCCGAACGGGTGCGGCGCAATCTCCAACGGCAGCGCCTGCCGCCGCCGTCGCAGCGGCCGGCTGTGCTTGGCCTCAACTTCGGCAAGTCGCGCGTCACCGACCTCGACCGGGCTCCGGAGGATTACGCCGCCTCGCTGGAGCTGCTGTCTCCGCTGGCGGATTACGCCGTGATCAACGTCAGCTCGCCCAACACGCCAGGCCTGCGCGATCTGCAGCAGGTGGGGCAGTTGCGCCGGCTGGTGGAGCGCCTGCGGCGGTTGCCCGCCTGCCCGCCCCTGCTGGTGAAGATCGCCCCCGACCTGGAGGACGACGCCATCGACACGATCGCCCGGCTGGCCTTCGAGGAGGGCCTGGCGGGGGTGATCGCGGTGAACACGAGCCTGGACCGACTCGGCCTGGAGTCGCGCCGCCTGCCCCAGACCGGCCGCACCCTGGCCGAGGAGGCCGGCGGGCTGAGCGGTGCGCCCCTGCGCCCGCGGGCGCTGCAGGTGCTGCGGCGGCTACGGGCGGCCGCCGGTCCGGCCCTGCCCCTGATCGGTGTGGGCGGCATCGATTCGGCCGAGGCCGCCTGGGAGCGCATCACGGCCGGCGCCTCCCTGGTGCAGCTCTACACGGGCTGGATCTACGAGGGACCGGCGCTCGTGCCCGCCATCCTCGAGGGGCTGCAGCGGCAGCTGGATCGCCACGGCTTCTCCACCCTCAGGGAGGCGGTCGGCAGCGGGGTTCCCTGGGCGTGA
- a CDS encoding type II secretion system protein GspD has translation MSESDGGAISCEAEYSTAGLVLGARVQKIDDNGFVSFSLSPQISATTGETFENGAFCPETEILNFRRLDTGSVRVRDGQTLILTGVISESDRQVVSKWPVLGDIPLVGQFFRASTGDRQRNELVIMVTPRVINDDVGGTYGYGYRPATAPARELIYNQSQRRP, from the coding sequence GTGTCCGAGTCCGATGGTGGAGCGATCTCCTGTGAAGCTGAATACAGCACAGCAGGTCTCGTGCTTGGAGCCAGGGTTCAGAAAATTGATGATAATGGATTCGTTTCCTTTTCTCTTTCGCCTCAGATCTCGGCAACAACTGGGGAAACATTTGAGAATGGCGCCTTCTGCCCCGAGACTGAGATCCTAAACTTCCGCCGCCTGGACACAGGCTCAGTGCGAGTGCGTGATGGGCAAACACTCATTCTGACTGGCGTTATTTCTGAATCAGACCGCCAGGTTGTGAGCAAATGGCCTGTTCTTGGTGATATCCCGTTGGTGGGCCAGTTCTTTCGCGCGTCCACTGGCGATCGCCAGAGGAATGAATTGGTCATTATGGTGACACCACGAGTCATCAACGATGATGTCGGTGGAACCTACGGCTACGGGTACCGGCCTGCTACAGCACCCGCACGCGAACTGATCTATAACCAGTCTCAGCGGCGCCCCTGA
- a CDS encoding DUF3747 domain-containing protein has product MALSIQAGRRRWRSALAVGALGLASVATIRHQARAAAVFDGQPVQSDRFTVLARPLSQGQWTLLVLEQLKARPACWSQRPDGLVDPSLNRFDFKGICSRYLDSNAYSLRLGDEDLGSRYRLKLVAGPRELELRAMSPSQSETILVARAPRPATPDKDAFVQLELEPEWALERRSYQGKALGHLYFAHDEALPVLLSRASGSRPGGATGLAAPGPVQLTSGLRTTRLSGAARRSGPIALEVIPYRR; this is encoded by the coding sequence ATGGCGCTGTCGATTCAGGCGGGCCGACGTCGGTGGCGATCCGCCCTCGCCGTCGGGGCTCTGGGCCTCGCCTCCGTGGCCACGATCCGGCATCAGGCCCGGGCGGCCGCGGTGTTCGATGGGCAGCCCGTTCAGTCGGACCGGTTCACCGTGCTGGCCCGCCCGCTCAGCCAGGGCCAGTGGACCCTGCTGGTGCTGGAGCAGCTCAAAGCCCGTCCCGCCTGCTGGAGCCAGCGGCCGGACGGCCTTGTGGACCCGAGCCTGAACCGGTTCGACTTCAAGGGCATCTGCAGCCGCTACCTCGACAGCAACGCCTACTCCCTGCGCCTGGGCGACGAGGACCTCGGCAGCCGCTACCGCCTCAAGCTGGTGGCCGGCCCTCGGGAGCTGGAGCTGCGGGCCATGAGCCCCAGCCAGAGCGAAACCATCCTGGTGGCCAGGGCTCCGCGCCCGGCCACCCCCGACAAGGACGCCTTCGTTCAGCTCGAGCTTGAGCCCGAGTGGGCCCTTGAGCGCCGCAGCTACCAGGGCAAGGCGCTGGGCCACCTCTACTTCGCCCACGATGAGGCCCTGCCGGTGCTTCTCTCCCGCGCGAGCGGTAGCCGGCCGGGCGGCGCCACCGGCCTCGCGGCCCCGGGCCCCGTTCAGCTGACCTCCGGCCTGCGGACGACGAGGCTCTCCGGTGCGGCACGGCGCAGCGGACCGATCGCGCTCGAGGTGATCCCCTACCGCCGCTGA